One Dioscorea cayenensis subsp. rotundata cultivar TDr96_F1 unplaced genomic scaffold, TDr96_F1_v2_PseudoChromosome.rev07_lg8_w22 25.fasta BLBR01001268.1, whole genome shotgun sequence DNA window includes the following coding sequences:
- the LOC120256032 gene encoding nuclear transcription factor Y subunit A-7-like gives MGTRSKSANSVESDVQRSMPSTIVAQPWWRGPGFGATAPPSADPDGGDVSKHAGQSQVHDKVDNSADVQKQMQTLGIPTDGICGQEHQHQPFVSSSVPTMMTEYHVPHTQLELGQSIACAAYPYADPYALMNAYGNPAMVHPHLIGMPHTRMPLPLEMTEEPVYVNAKQYHGILRRRQSRAKAELEKKLIKVRRPYLHESRHQHAMRRARGCGGRFLNTKKNDGNTDNTTNPGATLPVSLPKSSPSEAPPSGCSENQITANQMQQPAYTNGTDGYPQSGFQLSAFHAMQGERIDEGDCSGQQRGGILVNQSSNRAVTIQ, from the exons ATGGGCACAAGATCGAAAAGTGCAAATAGTGTTGAATCTGATGTACAACGTTCTATGCCTTCAACAATTGTCGCCCAGCCATGGTGGCGAGGTCCTGGTTTTGGTGCCACGGCACCACCATCAGCAGATCCTGATGGGGGTGATGTGTCCAAACATGCTGGTCAATCTCAAGTGCATGATAAAGTAGACAATAGTGCTGATGTTCAGAAGCAGATGCAAACTTTGGGGATACCAACAG ATGGAATTTGTGGACAGGAGCATCAACATCAGCCATTTGTCTCATCTTCCGTGCCTACTATGATGACTGAATACCATGTACCACACACTCAGCTGGAACTGGGTCAATCAATT GCTTGTGCGGCATATCCATATGCCGATCCTTACGCGTTAATGAATGCTTATGGCAATCCAGCCATG GTACATCCCCATTTAATTGGAATGCCTCACACTCGCATGCCTTTGCCACTTGAAATGACAGAGGAGCCCGTTTATGTCAATGCTAAACAATACCATGGAATCTTGAGGAGAAGACAATCACGTGCAAAGGCTGAACTTGAAAAGAAACTGATAAAAGTTAGAAGG CCATATCTTCATGAATCCCGTCATCAACATGCAATGAGGAGGGCAAGGGGATGCGGAGGTCGTTTTCTTAACACGAAGAAGAACGATGGAAACACTGATAACACAACAAACCCGGGTGCTACTCTTCCAGTATCATTGCCCAAATCCTCCCCTTCCGAAGCCCCACCATCTGGTTGTTCAGAAAATCAAATTACAGCTAACCAGATGCAGCAACCAGCATACACCAACGGAACCGATGGATACCCGCAATCCGGCTTCCAGTTATCAGCCTTCCATGCAATGCAAGGTGAAAGGATAGATGAAGGGGACTGTTCAGGACAACAGCGTGGTGGCATCCTGGTGAACCAGTCCTCAAACCGGGCGGTCACCATCCAGTGA
- the LOC120256033 gene encoding guanylate kinase 1-like, whose amino-acid sequence MGAEVPEHLLGDFHEYLVLPSNQTSNSISGKIYVIGGPEDRETLSISVKLFDRSTGEWLIPLILGRKPLACNLHSAVPVNDDRILVIKSDSPSYDSLWFLEVDTQFVREQKKVLGTEVVAWSKVVIEGDDALKPVVISGPSGVGKGTLISKLMKEFPSTFGFSVSHTTRKPREKEKNGVHYHFTERSQMEKDIREGRFLESALVHGNLYGTSIEAVEAVTDSGKRCILDIDVQGARSVRSSSLEAIFIFICPPSFEELEKRLRARGTESEEQVQKRLRNARAELEQGKFPGLFDHLLVNDDLETCYTDLKKILSLDGTSDDMLELSAKGIRVPESHSVSARDQKVIIQCGGDEGLARTIYEVDVSSLVGGAPGRTRGPEYKCIS is encoded by the exons ATG GGGGCAGAAGTACCAGAACATCTTCTTGGTGATTTTCATGAATATTTGGTATTACCAAGCAATCAGACATCAAACTCTATTAGTGGAAAGATT TATGTTATCGGAGGACCTGAAGATCGAGAAACTCTATCTATTAGTGTCAAACTTTTCGATAGGTCCACTGGTGAATG GTTGATTCCGCTCATTTTGGGTAGAAAACCTCTTGCGTGTAATCTCCACTCCGCCGTTCCTGTAAATGATGATCGAATATTGGTTATAAAGAGTGACTCTCCATCATATGACTCTTTGTGGTTTCTTGAG GTGGACACTCAATTTGTAAGAGAACAGAAGAAGGTTCTTGGCACTGAGGTTGTAGCTTGGAGTAAGGTGGTGATCGAAGGTGACGATGCTTTAAAACCGGTAGTAATTAGTGGTCCCTCTGGGGTTGGTAAAGGCACATTAATTTCCAAACTGATGAAGGAATTCCCGTCAACTTTCGGGTTTTCTGTAAGCCACACAACCCGAAAGCCaagagagaaggagaagaatggAGTTCATTATCACTTCACGGAGCGGAGTCAAATGGAAAAGGATATAAGAGAAGGAAGATTCCTTGAATCTGCTTTGGTCCATGGAAATCTTTATGGAACTAGTATAGAAGCTGTTGAAGCAGTTACAGATTCCGGCAAG AGATGCATTTTAGATATCGATGTGCAAGGCGCTAGATCAGTGAGGTCTAGCTCTCTTGAAGCTATATTCATCTTTATATGCCCACCATCATTCGAGGAACTTGAGAAGCGTCTCCGCGCACG GGGAACAGAGTCTGAGGAACAAGTTCAAAAGAGGCTTAGAAATGCTAGAGCAGAGCTTGAACAAGGAAAATTCCCGGGTCTCTTTGATCATTTGTTGGTGAATGATGACCTTGAAACTTGTTATACTGATCTTAAG AAAATACTTTCATTAGATGGTACCTCTGATGATATGCTTGAGCTGT CTGCAAAAGGTATTAGAGTTCCGGAATCACATTCTGTATCAGCAAGAGATCAGAAGGTTATCATACAATGTGGCGGTGACGAAGGATTAGCTCGAACCAT ATATGAAGTCGATGTATCTTCACTCGTCGGTGGAGCTCCTGGCAGAACAAGAGGACCAGAGTATAAATGTATAAGCTGA